The genomic window ctctctccttccctctctccttccttccctctctccttccttccctctctccttccctccttctctctttccctccctctctctttccctccctctctccttccctacctctctccttcactaccaccgtccttccctcactctctccttcgtCGCTCTTTCTCCTacgccccctctccttccctccctgtttccttccctacctctctctttccgtccctctctgcttgcttccacctctccatccctccctctatccttccgTCCCTCACTCATTCCTCCCTCTCTActgtcctccctctctccttcccaccctcgctactccctctctcttccatctctccaccctctctctttccctccctccttccctgcctctatccttccctccctctgtccttcctctgtgcttccctccgtctctccttccctcactttctgataccctccctaactccttccctcccactctccttcctctccttccatccctctctccttcgttacctctctccttcctctctccttccctttctatctccttcactcctctcctttcctcacttccctccctctctccttccctccctctattcttccctccctttccttccctccctccttcccaccctctaatcgtcccttcctctctcattccatcccctctcctctcactctctccttccctcccactccttccatccttctctcctttgctacctctctccttcctttctctctccttcactcctctacttccctctcttccctccctctctcctcccctcccctccctcttgtaccctccctctccctccctccttctctccctcactccttcctgccctccttccctccctctccttccctcactctccttccctacctctcctttcctccctctccttccttccttctccttccctccctctccttccctccctctccttccctccctctcctttcctgcctccccaccctctccttccctccctctctttccctccatctgcttccctccatctccttcccttcatctccttccttccctcaacttccctccctctctcccctcactctctccttccctctcccctcccactccactccctctctcctaccctccatgtcaccttcccatcctctctccttccctccctctatacttcctctctccttccctctctccttccttacctctctccttccttccctctctcttttcctccttctctctttccctccctctctctttccctccctctctccttccctacctctctccttTACTACCACCGTCCttcccacactctctccttcGTCGCTCTTTCTCCTtcgcccctctccttccctccctctttccttccctacctctctctttccgtccctctctgcttgcttccacctctccatccctccctctatccttcctccctcattccatctcctctcctctccctctctccatccctccccttctctccttcccttcctcgatccttccgtccctctctcattcctccctctctactgccctccctctctcctgccccctctctccttcccttcctctctacttccctccctctctccttcccccctctctccttccctccctctctccttcccaccctcgctactccctctctcttccctctccaccatctctctttccctccctccttccctgcctctatccttccctccctctgtccttcctctgTGCTTCCCTCcgcctctccttccctcactttctgctaccctccctaactccttccctcacactctccttcctctccttccatccctctctccttcgctacctctctccttcctctctcctttcctttctctctccttcactcctctcctttcctctcttccctccctctctcctttcctccctctcttcttccctccctttccttccctcccttcttcccaccctctaatcttcccttcctctctcattccttcccctctcctctccctctctccttccctccccttctctccttccctccctctctccttccgtccctctctcattccctccctctctactgccctccctctctcctgccccctctctcttttccatcctctatccttccctccctctctccttccctaccaccgtccttccctctctctctccttcgtctctttctctccttcaccccctctccttccctccctctatccttccctacctctttctttctctccctctctgcttgcatccctctatccttcctctcgcattccatcccctctcgtctccctctctccttccctcccctcccactctccttccctctcccctccctctctccttccctcactctctcctttcctcccaaacctctctccttccctcactctcctttcctccctcaacttccctccctctccttccctccctctcccctccctttctccttccctccctctctccttcctctctcttccctctcacctccctctgcttccctccctccttccctcccattatcctccctccctctctcttccctctctcctccctctccttccctccctccttccctccctctctccttccgaccctctctactccctctctcttccatctttccaccctctctctttccctccttccctgcctcgatccttccctccctctgtccttcctctgtccttccctccgtctctcctttcctcactctctccttcccgcCCTAACTCCTTCCCTACctaacccctccctctttccttccctccctctccttccatccttctctcctttgctacctctctccttcctctctctctccttcactcctctccttcactctcttccctccctctctcctcccctcccctccctcttgttccctccctctccctccctccttctctccctcactccttcctgccctccttccctccctctccttccctcactctccttccctccctctccttccctccctctccttcccctccccatccttccttccttctccttccctccctctccttccctccctctccttcccctccccatccttccttccttctccttccttccctcaacttccctccctctctcccctcactctctccttccctctcccctcccactccactccctctctcctaccctccctgtcaccttcccatcctctctccttccctccctctatacttcctctctccttccctctctccttccttccctctctccttccttccctctctccttccctccttctctctttccctccctctctctttccctccctctctccttccctacctctctccttcactaccaccgtccttccctcactctctccttcgtCGCTCTTTCTCCTacgccccctctccttccctccctgtttccttccctacctctctctttccgtccctctctgcttgcttccacctctccatccctccctctatccttccgTCCCTCACTCATTCCTCCCTCTCTActgtcctccctctctccttcccaccctcgctactccctctctcttccatctctccaccctcttctttccctccctccttccctgcctctatccttccctccctctgtccttcctctgtgcttccctccgtctctccttccctcactttctgataccctccctaactccttccctcccactctccttcctctccttccatccctctctccttcgttacctctctccttcctctctccttccctttctatctccttcactcctctcctttcctcacttccctccctctctccttccctccctctattcttccctccctttccttccctccctccttcccaccctctaatcgtcccttcctctctcattccatcccctctcctctcactctctccttccctcccactccttccatccttctctcctttgctacctctctccttcctttctctctccttcactcctctacttccctctcttccctccctctctcctcccctcccctccctcttgtaccctccctctccctccctccttctctccctcactccttcctgccctccttccctccctctccttccctcactctccttccctacctctcctttcctccctctccttccctccctctccttccctccctctccttccctccctctcctttcctgcctccccaccctctccttccctccctctctttccctccatctgcttccctccatctccttcccttcatctccttccttccctcaacttccctccctctctcccctcactctctccttccctctcccctcccactccactccctctctcctaccctccctgtcaccttcccatcctctctccttccctccctctatacttcctctctccttccctctctccttccttacctctctccttccttccctctctcttttcctccttctctctttccctccctctctctttccctccctctctccttccctacctctctccttTACTACCACCGTCCttcccacactctctccttcGTCGCTCTTTCTCCTtcgcccctctccttccctccctctttccttccctacctctctctttcCGTCCCTCTCTGCTTGCTTCCACCTCTCCAgccctccctctatccttcctccctcattccatcccctctcctctccctctctccatccctccccttctctccttcccttcctcgatccttccgtccctctctcattcctccctctctactgccctccctctctcctgccccctctctccttcccttcctctctacttccctccctctctccttcccccctctctccttccctccctctctccttcccaccctcgctactccctctctcttccctctccaccatctctctttccctccctccttccctgcctctatccttccctccctctgtccttcctctgtgcttccctccgtctctccttccctcacattCTGCTACCCTCCCTAACTCCTTCCCTCacactctccttcctctccttccatccctctctccttcgctacctctctccttcctctctcctttcctttctctctccttcactccctttccttccctccctccttcccaccctctaatcttcccttcctctctcattccatcccctctcctctccctctctccttccctccccttctctccttccctccctttctccttccgtccctctctcattccctccctctctactgccctccctctctcctgccccctctctcttttccatcctctatccttccctccctctctccttccctaccaccgtccttccctctctctctccttcgtctctttctctccttcaccccctctccttccctccctctatccttccctacctctttctttctctccctctctgcttgcatccctctatccttcctctcgcattccatcccctctcgtctccctctctccttccctcccctcccactctccttccctctcccctccctctctccttccctcactctctcctttcctcccaaacctctctccttccctcactctcctttcctccctcaacttcgctccctctccttccctccctctcccctccctctctccttccctccctctctgtttccctccctatcAGTTTCCCGCCATCTGtttttccatccctctctccttccctccctctttccttccctcccacactccttcccttttctctctccttcccactctctcgccttccctccctctctccttccctctctctccttccatccttctctcctttgctacctctctccttcctctctctctccttcactcctctccttccctctcttcccttcatctcacctcccctcccctccctcttgttccctccctctccctccctccttcctgccctatttccctgcctctccttccctccctcaccttccctccctctccttccttccttctccttccctccctctccttccctccctctccttccctccctctcctgccctgcctccccaccctctccttccctctttctctttccctccatctgcttccctccatctccttcccttcatctccttccttccctcaccttccctccctctctcccctcactctctccttccctctcccctccctctccactccatctctccttccctccctctcaccttcccatcctctctccttcccttcctctatacttcctctctccttccatctctccttccttccctctctcctttccttccctctcgtccctccctctctccttcccaccatctttactccctctctcttccatctctccaccctctctctttccctccttcactgcctcgatcctccccttcctctgtccttcctctgtccttccctccgtctctccttccctcactctctccgttcctccctaactccttccctacataacccctccctgtctccttccctccctctccttccatccttctctcctttgctacctctctccttcctctctctctccttcactcctctccttccctctcttccctccctctctcctcccctcacctccctcttgttccctccctctccctccctccttctctccctcactccttcctgccctatttccctgcctctccttccctccctctccttccctccctctccttccttccttcttccctccctctcgttccctccctctcaatccctccctctccttccctgccaccccaccctctccttccctccctctctttccctccatctgcttccctccatctccttcccttcatctccttccttccctcaccttccctccctctctcccctcactctctcattccctctcccctccctctccactccctctctccttccctccctctcaccttcccatcctctctccttctctccctctatacttcctctctccttccctctctccttccttctctctctccttccttccctatctctttccctccctctctctttccctccctctctccttccctacctctctccttcactaccaccgtccttccctcactctctccttcgtCGCTCTTTCTCCTtcgccccctctccttccctccctccccttccctccctctccttccctccctctccttccctccctctccttccctcccctccatctccttccctccctcttcttccctcc from Narcine bancroftii isolate sNarBan1 chromosome 8 unlocalized genomic scaffold, sNarBan1.hap1 SUPER_8_unloc_2, whole genome shotgun sequence includes these protein-coding regions:
- the LOC138750116 gene encoding octapeptide-repeat protein T2-like; this translates as MECERKDRGKQAERERKKERERKGERKERGSEGERDGRRGRRERKESVREGVREERRKERGK